The window CTCCGCTGACCGGAGATCGATCGAACCGGCGAGCTCGCCCACAGCCGGGCTCCGGACTGCATCTTGTGTCCCGAGGGCCCGACGAATCGCGTTCAGCACGAGATCGAGTTCGAGCGGCTTTTCGATGAAATCCGAGGCGCCGACTTTCGTCGCCTTGATGGCGGTGGAAATCGTCGCGTGCCCGCTCATCATGATCACGGGAGTCTCCGGCTGTAACGCCTTCATGCGACGGAGCGTCTCGATCCCGTCCATGCCCGGCATCCAGATGTCGAGAAGCACCAGCGACGGATGAATCGATTGAAGCTGAGCGAGCGCATCGGCGCCATCGCTGGCGAGCGCGCAGGAATACCCCTCGTCGCTCAGGACACCCTCGAGCGATTTTCTTATGCTCGCTTCGTCATCGACGATCAGGATCGGTCCCGGATGCGGCATGGAGATTCCCCCCTTTTCCTTCATTGACCCGTACCGTCCAGTATACGTTTCAACCGCCTGGCCGCCTGTGCGATATCGTCCGCCGCCACGATCGCGGAGATCACGGCCGCCGCATCCGCTCCCGCGTCCCGCACCTTCCGGGCATTTCCGGCGTCGATCCCCCCGATCGCGACGATCGGGAGACGGCAATGACGGCGAATCCGCGAGATGCGGTCAACGCCCAGGGGCAGGCCGGCATCCGGCTTCGTTCCCCGCGCCTCGAATACGGGGCCGATCCCCAGGTAATCCGCTCCATCCTTCTCCGCCAGAATGGCCTCCTCCACCGTATCCACCGAAACTCCCAGGATCTTGCCCGGACCCATGATTTCGCGCACCACGGACGCGGGCAGGTCGGCTTGGCCGACATGGACCCCGTCCGCGTCGGCCGCCAAGGCGATGTCGAGCCGGTCGTTCACGATGAAGGGAATTTTCGCGTCGCGGGTGAGTTTTCTCAGCTGCAGCGCCACCCGGTAAAGCCGGCCGCTGGAGGCTTCCTTATCCCGAAGCTGAAGGACGTCGGCTCCGCCGAGGATCGCCGCTTCCGCGACCTGAAGATGCGACCTGCCCCGGCTTAGCTTCTCGTCGGTGATGACGTAGAGCCTCCACAGGCCGGGAGCGATACGATCGGTCACCTTCCCGATCGCCGGCAATTCCGTTTTCACGAATTCCTCCCGTGGGTTTTTTTCCAAGAATACCACCACCATGCTCTTGGCGGGGGGACCGGGAGTCCTTATCGAATGACATGATGGAACGGGAACAGGACGGGCGATTTACGCCTTCGGGACCGCTATCCTATTTCTTCGCGGGGATGGCCAACGTGCGGATAAAGGCCGTGACGTTGGCGATTTCCCGGTCGCTCAACACCCCTCCCCACGGCGGCATCTGCGGGGAACGACCCATCGCCCCGCCTCCCTCCTTGATCATCCGATGGATCTGGGCGTCCGACAAAGTCCCCATGAGAATCGAGTCCGTGTGCCGCGTGGGGGGCGTTCTCAGATTGAACGAATTGAAACCGTCGGCATTCCCTTCCTTCCCGTGGCAGAGCGCACAGTAGTACCCGTACAAGTTCCTGCCCAGTTTCGCTTCCCGACTCAGGCCGGCATCGTGCTTCTGGGGAAGGACGAACTCCTTCCTCCGTGCCGCGGTGTTGTCGGCGCCGGGTTTTCCCGCACCGCTTCCCCCGACGCTGGTCGCGAGGAGAATCACCAGGGCGATCATCGAAACCGGAAAACTCACAGGCCGGATTTTCATGGCTTTCCTTTCCCTCCTTTGGGGCTGCCCCCCTTCGGGCTGAGCAGGAAGGCCGTCAAGTCCTCCACTTCCCTCGGAGGAAAAGTGTACACAGGCTCCACGGACCGCTTGAGGAACATCTTCGGGTTTCGCAACCACTGGACGACCCACTCCGGTCGAAGCCTTTTTCCCGCATTGGTGAGATCCGGCCCGATCGTCCCACCGACGAGATTGATCTGGTGACACGCGTCGCAGCCGTATTTTTCGAAGTACAGTTTCTTCCCTCTCAAGATCGTTTCGGAATCCCCGAGGTGCATCCCCTTCACGGCGCCGACCAGGCTTTCCACCCGGTCGTCCACAAGCGTTGTGCGGAAGTAGGAATCGAGGATCCGGATTTCCGCATCCGGAATCCTGAGCTGGATCATCCTTTCCACCAGGATCGGACGGATGGTGTCCGGGTTTTTCATGTAGCCAAGGAGCCATTCCTTCCGGACGCGGCTTCCTTCCCAGGACAGATCGGGGGCGAGGACCCCCCCTCTCCCCTGGATCCGGTGGCAGACCAGGCAGCGGTACTTCTCCATGACTTTTCCGAAATCCCCCTGCGGCTTATAGTCGGACAGACGTTCGCCCAGGGGACGGTTGTACTGGGCCGGGACTTTTTCGGCCGTCAGACTCAACAGGTAGGTCGTGACCGCCTCGGATTGCTCGTCGGTGAAAT is drawn from Deltaproteobacteria bacterium and contains these coding sequences:
- a CDS encoding cytochrome c, which produces MKIRPVSFPVSMIALVILLATSVGGSGAGKPGADNTAARRKEFVLPQKHDAGLSREAKLGRNLYGYYCALCHGKEGNADGFNSFNLRTPPTRHTDSILMGTLSDAQIHRMIKEGGGAMGRSPQMPPWGGVLSDREIANVTAFIRTLAIPAKK
- the thiE gene encoding thiamine phosphate synthase — translated: MAPGLWRLYVITDEKLSRGRSHLQVAEAAILGGADVLQLRDKEASSGRLYRVALQLRKLTRDAKIPFIVNDRLDIALAADADGVHVGQADLPASVVREIMGPGKILGVSVDTVEEAILAEKDGADYLGIGPVFEARGTKPDAGLPLGVDRISRIRRHCRLPIVAIGGIDAGNARKVRDAGADAAAVISAIVAADDIAQAARRLKRILDGTGQ